A section of the Nitrospinaceae bacterium genome encodes:
- a CDS encoding UPF0272 protein — protein sequence MPPLRTAYFDCHSGISGDMILGALVDLGVDLKKIRQGLKTLGLSKGYEIKSRTVKRGLICGTKVDVVIKPVKRTHGRHFSTIKNLIQKSDLSAQVKSNAIEVFHRIAKAEAKVHHTSIEKVHFHEVGAVDSIVDVVGGALGMELLNVDRVYSSPLNVGAGFVECEHGTLPVPAPATLNLLEGIPCFSTGVDKELTTPTGAAMIGFFAENFQTLPKIKIQKTGYGAGDHVIENSPNMLRIILGEMDGAGEEESMMMVETHIDDMNPEFYDHVMDRLFKAGAVDVTFTPVSMKKNRPAVKLSVLVSPEKRERIAKTILSETSTFGVRYFEVNRTTLDREIQTLKTPYGPVKVKVGSLDGEILKFSPEYEDCKKIARREKLPIKKVYEDVLRLAHSRLK from the coding sequence ATGCCCCCTTTGCGCACCGCCTATTTCGACTGCCACTCCGGCATCAGCGGCGACATGATCCTGGGCGCTCTGGTGGATCTGGGAGTGGATTTGAAAAAAATCCGCCAGGGGCTGAAAACACTGGGTTTGTCGAAGGGATACGAAATAAAGTCCCGAACCGTCAAGCGCGGCCTCATCTGCGGCACCAAGGTCGACGTGGTGATCAAACCCGTCAAGCGCACTCACGGAAGACATTTTTCAACGATAAAAAACCTCATTCAAAAATCGGATTTGTCCGCACAGGTCAAATCCAACGCCATCGAAGTATTCCATCGCATCGCCAAAGCCGAAGCCAAAGTCCATCATACGAGCATCGAAAAAGTCCATTTTCATGAAGTCGGGGCGGTGGACTCCATCGTCGATGTCGTTGGCGGGGCTCTGGGAATGGAACTTTTAAACGTGGATCGGGTTTATTCCTCGCCGCTCAATGTGGGCGCGGGATTTGTCGAATGCGAACATGGAACCCTGCCGGTGCCTGCACCCGCGACCCTGAATCTTCTGGAAGGCATCCCTTGTTTTTCAACAGGAGTGGATAAGGAGCTGACCACCCCCACGGGCGCCGCTATGATCGGCTTCTTTGCGGAAAATTTTCAAACGCTTCCCAAAATAAAAATACAAAAAACCGGCTACGGCGCAGGGGATCACGTCATCGAAAATTCGCCGAACATGCTCAGGATCATTCTAGGTGAGATGGACGGGGCAGGGGAGGAGGAATCCATGATGATGGTGGAAACCCATATCGACGACATGAACCCGGAGTTTTATGACCACGTCATGGACAGGCTGTTTAAAGCCGGGGCGGTGGATGTCACTTTCACTCCGGTCAGCATGAAAAAGAACCGTCCGGCGGTGAAACTTTCTGTCCTGGTTTCGCCTGAGAAAAGGGAACGCATTGCGAAAACCATCCTATCGGAAACGTCTACCTTTGGCGTGCGCTATTTTGAGGTGAACCGAACCACCCTGGACCGTGAGATTCAAACTTTGAAAACCCCCTATGGTCCGGTGAAAGTGAAAGTAGGATCGCTCGACGGCGAAATCCTTAAATTTTCTCCTGAGTACGAAGACTGTAAAAAAATCGCCCGCAGGGAAAAACTCCCGATTAAAAAAGTGTATGAAGACGTCTTGAGATTGGCGCACAGTCGATTGAAATGA